In the genome of Deltaproteobacteria bacterium, the window TCTCCGACGGGCCCTCGATAATCCGCCGCGCTCGGGCGTGGCGGAAGGCGCGCGCGACCACGTATTCTTTGCGCAGCGCTGCGGGCCCGAGCGCTTCCAACGCGAAGTCGATGATCTTGTGGAGCAACTCCGTTCCAAACAGCTTCACATTGGCGGCTTCGACGCGCACGTCCATTTTTTGATCGGCCTTCCAGGAGCCCAAATAGGTCAGCGTGCGCAGCGCTTCGAGCTCGCCGAGATAGTGCCCGAAGATTTCCGTGTACTTCGCCGCTTCTTTTGGGTCGCGGCGCACCTGGTTGGCGACCACGCGTAGAATCCGCTGCGCCTGGCCGTGGGCGCGCATGCCGACTTGAAAGCGGCGCGCGCCGAGCCAAGCCTGATTCAGCGCCCAGCCGTTGCCGACTTCGCCCAACACTTGCGATTTGTGCACGCGGCAATCTTCGAACAGCAATTCGCAGGGCTCGGTGCCGGCGATGGTGGCGATGCTGCGCACGACGCGATAGCCCGGCGTGCCGGTTTCGATTAAGAAACATGTCACGCCTTCGCGGCCTTTGGTGCCCGGCAAGCGGGCGAACAACTGCACAAAATCGGCCACGTCAGCAAAGGTCGGAAAGACTTTGCTCCCATTGATGACGAAGTAATCGCCATCGGGCGTCGCCGTCGTCTCTAGCATCGAAGGATCAGCGCCCGAAGCCGGCTCGCTTAAGCCAAAAGCCGAAGTTTTTTCACCGCGAATGCAGGGCCACAAGAAACGATCAATCTGCTCGCCCTTACAATTGAATAAGATGTTCGAGACGTGGTTGCCGAGCTCGAACGGGATCGAGCTCTTCTCCAGCTCCTCGGTCGCCGCGATCATCGCCAAGTTGCTGACTTCCAAGCCGCCGTAGGCTTTGGGAACATCGAGATACCAGAGCCCTTTGGCTTCGGCCTTCTTCTCCAGCCCTTCCATCAACGCTATGTAGCGCTTCACTTCCGGATCGCGGCTCAGTTTCGCCCGGCTTTTCCAGCGCGTGCCTTCGAAAATGTCGGGTGCGTCAGTAAATTCCGCTTCCAGCGGAACCAATTCATCGCGGACGAACGCCGCCACGGTCTGGCGCAGGCTTTCTTCTTCGGCGGTGAGATGAAAATCCATCGATGGCGGTACTCCCACTGTTTGCCTTAACACAGATTAATTTTTGACAGCAACCCGTTTTTCACAAAACCCGCCTTTCCGATTGACCCACGATTCCGCGCTATGTTAATTCGTTCGCTGCGGCTGATATCCGCCGAGTCCTTCGACAGGCTCAGGACGAACGGAAAAAACCATAGACCGGCGAATAAATCCGTTCATGCCGAGCCCTTCGGCTTGGTTCGCCACCTGCCTGTCGAAGCACGCTCCGCTTGTTTAGGAGCACTATATGTCGAGCCCTGATTTTGCCAACGCAAAAATCATCGACGCCGACGGCCATGTGCTGGATCGCGAGGCCGAACTGCACAAATTTCTTTTCCGCCATACCGTTGGACGGCGCTTTGAAACTTTGCTAGATTGCGTTGCGCTGATCTACGGCGGTATTCCGGAACAGTTTCCGCGCCTGCGCGTTGTCTTCCTCGAATGCGGCTGCGGCTGGGTGCCCTACTGGATGGACCGCATGGACGAAGAATGGGAGAAGCGCCGGAGCGAAGCGCCGCTGTTAAAAATGCGACCCAGCGACTATATGAAAAAGGGCAATTGGTTTTACGCGGCGGAGCCCGAGGAAAGCACTTTGCCGTTTTGCTTGGACAAAGTTGGCGAGGATACGATTTTATTCGCCTCCGACTATCCGCACTGGGACGGCAGCTTTCCTTCATATGACGTCGACGGTAGAGGGGCGCAGCGATATCACGGCGGCGCAAAAAGCAAAGAGCATGCGAGATAACGCCATCAAGCTTTATGGTTGGCATTAGCAAGGAGTAGATAGGTGAAACTTAGACCCGCAGCGCTGTTTAGCCTTGTCGCACTGATTTTCTTTTGCGTGTTCGTTTACAACGCTCAGGAGTGGCGCTTGCAAGCGAGACTGTATCCCTGGGCGATCGGTATCCCGATGCTGATCCTCGCCGTCATCCAATTCGTCATGGATTTGAAAGGTGTCAAAGCCAAAGAGGCCGCCGACGCGCCGATGGACTTTCAGTTCTCCGGGCAGAAAGAGCTGCCGCCTGACGTTGTGCGTAAACGAACCATCACGATGTTTGCATGGATGTTTGGCTTTTTTGCCATGATTTATTTTCTCGGCTACGTGATCGCTATTCCGTTAATGATTTTCACTTATCTAAAGTTTCAGTCCAACGAGAACTGGGTGTTATCGACCACTTTGACCGTTGTCGCTTTCATCTTCTTTTACAGCCTCTTCGTCAAGCTGCTTAATCTGCCCTTCCCCGACGGCATGATCCAGACCTGGCTTGGCATCGGCGCGTAGTAAGCGCCGATGGCCAAGCAGCTGCTTGATCGATTTCCATCATTCCCGCTTGTCTAAAGAGTTTGAAAGTTTAAAGTGACCCTACCGAGGGGGAGGTGTCTTCGATGCATCGGTCTCGAAATTTCATATATCGCGCCGGCTGGCTCGCCGTTGCGTGTTTGACGCTTGCTCTCGGCATCGCACCCTCGCTGCATGCCCAGACCGACGCCTATTACGCCGGCAAAACCGTACGCATCGTCACCGGCTTCACACCGGGCGGCTTTTACGACCGCTGGGCGCGGCTGCTGTCGCGCTACATGCCCAAGTATATCCCCGGCAATCCTAACTTCGTCGTGCAAAACATGCCGGGCGCTAGCTCGGTGATCGCCGCCAATTACGTCTACAACATCGCCAAACCGGATGGGTTGACACTCCTGGTACCCATTAACAGCCTCTATTTGGATCAGTTAACCGGCAGGCCTGAGGTAAAATTCGACGTGCGCAAGTTCGAGTTCATTGGCACCCAGGAAAAAGCGCCGGTCATGCTCTATTTCCGCGCTGATACGCCCTTCAGAAGCGTCGACGATATCATCAAAGCCAAGGAGCCGCCCAAGTGTGGATCCACCGGCACGGCCAGCACCGGCTACCTGCTGGCGCAAATTATGGACGAGGCATTCAAAGCGCGGATGCACACGGTTACCGGTTACCAGGGCGGCACCGAGGTCGATATCGCCGTGGAGCGCGGCGAGATCGTCTGCCGTGGCATGGACATAGCCCCCCACTTTGGCCGGGAGCCCTTCGACACCTGGCACAAGAAAGGCTTTGACCGGCACATCATTCAAAGCGGCACCAAGCGCGACCCGCGCATGAGCGATGTCCCGACCCTAACCGAAGTGATGGACCAGTATAAGACGCCCGAAGTCGTGCGCCGTACGGCGCGCATCATCTTGGCTAGTGGCGAATTCGGCCGGCCCATGGTCATGGGACCGGGCAACAAGCCCGAGCATCTAAAGCTCATGCGCGATGCTTATGCGCGTGCCATGCGCGACCCAGGGCTCATCGAGGAAGCTAGAAAAGGCCAAATGGATATGGAGTACACTTCTGGCGAAGAGCTCAATAGTCTGCTGAGGGAACTAATGGGCCAGCCGCGCGATGTTAATGAACGGGTGAAAAAGATTTTGACGCAGTGAGGAGATCTGGGAATGAAATTTCCGTTCAACCGTTCAACTGTTCAACCGTTCAACGTCTTCACACTCGCTCCACTGTTAGCCCTGAACCGACAAAAGTTTGCATCCATAGTGAACGCAGCGATTTCCGACTTCCTCGCCCTCTGGGAGAGGATAGAGGTGAGGGCACGCTGTGGCACGATCCTGTCGCGCTTCGAAACAGCCCTCACCCTAACCCTCTCCCAAGGGGCGAGGGAACTCGGCCGTTGCGCCTTAAGCCAAATTATCGTCGGATTGGGGTTAGCTCTCGCGCTTTTGAATCCTTGGCACCTTGAATCGGCGTCGGCCCAGCAGACGCCATTCTACCAAGGGAAAACCGTCCGCATCGTCGTCGGCTTGACGCCCGGCGGTTTCTACGACCGTTGGGCGCGGCTGCTCGCGCGGTTCATGCCGCTTTACATTCCCGGCCACCCGAACTTCATCGTGCAAAACATGCCGGGCGCCGGCTCGATGATCGCCATGAACCATGTCTACGGCGTCGCCAAACACGACGGCCTCACCTTGGTCATGCCTAACTACGGCGTCTACCTCGATCAGCTCGCTGGCCGCACAGAAGTCCAGTTCGACGTGACGAAAATGCACTTCATCGGCTCGCCGGAGAAAAGCGACATCGTGCTTTACGCCCGCGCCGACGCGCCGTTCAAGACGATTCAAGACATGCGTAAGCTCGCCGAGCCGCCCAAGTGCGGCGCCTCCGGCACCGCCAGCGCCGACTACCTGATTGCCAAAGTTCTGGAAGACACCCTCGGCGTTAAGATCAACTCCATCCTGGGCTACGCCGGTGGCAACGAGATCGATATCGCCGTCGAAAAGGGCGAAGTCCAATGCCGCGGCATGACCATCGCACCCCATTTTGGCCGTGAACCGTTCGATAGCTGGCACAAGAAAGGTTTCGACCGCCATATCTTGCAGACCGCCGAAAAGCGCGACCCGCGCCTGGCTGACGTGCCGACCATCTATGAGATCTTCGACGCCGAGAAAACACCGGAGGAGAGCCGCCGCGTCGCCGATGTCATCCTGCGCGGCGGCGACTTTGGCCGGCCGATGCTGGT includes:
- a CDS encoding acyl-CoA dehydrogenase, yielding MDFHLTAEEESLRQTVAAFVRDELVPLEAEFTDAPDIFEGTRWKSRAKLSRDPEVKRYIALMEGLEKKAEAKGLWYLDVPKAYGGLEVSNLAMIAATEELEKSSIPFELGNHVSNILFNCKGEQIDRFLWPCIRGEKTSAFGLSEPASGADPSMLETTATPDGDYFVINGSKVFPTFADVADFVQLFARLPGTKGREGVTCFLIETGTPGYRVVRSIATIAGTEPCELLFEDCRVHKSQVLGEVGNGWALNQAWLGARRFQVGMRAHGQAQRILRVVANQVRRDPKEAAKYTEIFGHYLGELEALRTLTYLGSWKADQKMDVRVEAANVKLFGTELLHKIIDFALEALGPAALRKEYVVARAFRHARARRIIEGPSEIQRHIIQRALYRAGVGPLEPQ
- a CDS encoding tripartite tricarboxylate transporter TctB family protein, which codes for MKLRPAALFSLVALIFFCVFVYNAQEWRLQARLYPWAIGIPMLILAVIQFVMDLKGVKAKEAADAPMDFQFSGQKELPPDVVRKRTITMFAWMFGFFAMIYFLGYVIAIPLMIFTYLKFQSNENWVLSTTLTVVAFIFFYSLFVKLLNLPFPDGMIQTWLGIGA